In Xanthomonas sp. SI, the following are encoded in one genomic region:
- a CDS encoding glucoamylase family protein gives MKLGSVARSPLVLLLAAVALLASCKKTEEPSVAEKKPVKVILIEAELPPKLVKPELPPLFDDIERRTFQFFWDTTNEQNGLAVDRYPSRPFASIASIGFALTVYPIGYENGWISREQAVQRTLTTLRFLRDVPVGPQRTGRAGYKGFYYHFLDMQKGLRYDQWVELSSVDTALLMMGVLFAQSYYEGDSADEKEIRQIADTLYRRVDWKWMQQRTPLITMGWYPERGFIQHDWMGYNEGMMVYLLALGSPTHPVEPDAWLEWTRTYNKDWGVYYGQEYLAFGPLFAHQYNHVWIDFRDIQDQYMREHGIDYFLNSRRATLAQREYAIDNPMKWKEYGENVWGLTASDGPQNTTQDYRGEQRQFFHYRTRGAGLFEAFDDGTIAPTAAVSSIVFAPEVVIPATQEMHKRFGDYIYSSYGFLDSFNPSFNYDIPLKTGRMLPNRGWVAGDYIGIDQGAIVTMIANYRNEFVWNVMKKNKYLRTGLERAGFSGGWLTPEGETQPLPKKDEQAATARALGIAESRAASAEAQPNPAQRQQQNSQ, from the coding sequence ATGAAACTGGGCAGCGTCGCACGCTCACCATTGGTCCTGCTGCTGGCGGCGGTCGCGCTGCTGGCATCCTGCAAGAAAACCGAGGAGCCCTCCGTAGCGGAAAAGAAGCCGGTAAAAGTGATCCTGATCGAAGCGGAACTGCCCCCCAAGCTGGTCAAGCCCGAATTGCCGCCGCTGTTCGACGACATCGAACGACGCACCTTCCAGTTCTTCTGGGACACCACCAACGAGCAGAATGGCCTGGCGGTCGACCGCTATCCGTCGCGCCCGTTCGCCAGCATCGCCTCGATCGGGTTTGCGCTCACCGTCTATCCGATCGGCTACGAGAACGGCTGGATCAGCCGCGAGCAGGCGGTGCAACGCACCCTGACCACGCTGCGCTTCCTGCGCGATGTGCCGGTCGGTCCGCAGCGCACCGGCCGCGCCGGCTACAAGGGTTTCTACTACCACTTCCTGGACATGCAGAAAGGCCTGCGCTACGACCAGTGGGTGGAACTGTCGAGCGTGGACACCGCGCTGCTGATGATGGGCGTGCTGTTCGCGCAGTCCTACTACGAAGGCGACAGCGCCGACGAGAAGGAGATCCGCCAGATCGCCGACACGCTGTATCGCCGCGTGGACTGGAAGTGGATGCAGCAGCGCACGCCGCTGATCACGATGGGCTGGTACCCCGAGCGCGGTTTCATCCAGCACGACTGGATGGGCTACAACGAAGGCATGATGGTCTACCTGCTGGCGCTGGGCTCGCCGACCCATCCGGTGGAACCGGATGCCTGGCTGGAGTGGACCCGCACCTACAACAAGGACTGGGGCGTGTACTACGGCCAGGAATACCTGGCGTTCGGGCCGCTGTTCGCGCACCAGTACAACCACGTCTGGATCGATTTCCGCGACATCCAGGACCAATACATGCGCGAGCACGGCATCGACTACTTCCTCAACAGCCGCCGCGCCACGCTCGCGCAGCGCGAGTACGCCATCGACAACCCGATGAAGTGGAAGGAGTACGGCGAGAACGTGTGGGGCCTGACCGCCAGCGACGGCCCGCAGAACACCACCCAGGACTACCGCGGCGAACAGCGCCAGTTCTTCCACTACCGCACCCGCGGCGCCGGCTTGTTCGAAGCCTTCGACGACGGCACCATCGCGCCGACCGCGGCGGTGTCCTCGATCGTGTTCGCGCCGGAAGTGGTGATCCCGGCCACCCAGGAAATGCACAAGCGCTTCGGCGACTACATCTATTCCAGCTACGGTTTCCTGGATTCGTTCAATCCCAGCTTCAACTACGATATCCCGCTCAAGACCGGGCGCATGCTGCCCAACCGCGGCTGGGTCGCCGGCGACTACATCGGCATCGACCAGGGCGCGATCGTCACCATGATCGCCAACTACCGCAACGAATTCGTCTGGAACGTGATGAAGAAGAACAAGTACCTGCGCACCGGCCTGGAACGCGCCGGCTTCAGCGGCGGCTGGCTGACCCCGGAGGGCGAGACCCAGCCGTTGCCGAAGAAGGACGAGCAGGCCGCCACGGCCCGCGCGCTGGGTATCGCCGAGTCGCGTGCCGCGTCCGCCGAAGCGCAGCCCAATCCCGCGCAACGCCAACAGCAGAATTCGCAATGA
- a CDS encoding sugar ABC transporter permease, translating to MKRGSLAGWLFAGPALIVIGVFFGLPVLSALALSVTDFDLYSLADSNHLRFVGFGNYIELLQTQMFWKSLWNTTYFVIVGVPLSIGASLGAALLLNAPVARFKPLFRTALFAPVVTTLVAVAVIWRYLFHTSYGLVNYGLSHLGIGPIDWLGDPHWAMPTIMLFAVWKNFGYNMVIFLAGLQGIPQDLYEAARIDGASKWRQFLHITLPMLGPVLLVVGVITVSGYFQLFAEPYVMTRGDPLQSTVSVLYFMFEEGFKWWNLGRASAVAFLLFLIILGVTSVMLRFGRKKDLV from the coding sequence ATGAAGCGCGGTTCCCTGGCCGGCTGGCTGTTCGCCGGGCCGGCGCTGATCGTGATCGGCGTGTTCTTCGGCCTGCCGGTGCTGTCGGCGCTGGCGCTGAGCGTCACCGACTTCGATCTGTACTCGCTGGCCGACAGCAACCACCTGCGCTTCGTCGGCTTCGGCAACTACATCGAGTTGCTGCAGACGCAGATGTTCTGGAAGTCGCTGTGGAACACCACCTACTTCGTCATCGTCGGCGTGCCGCTGTCGATCGGCGCCTCGCTGGGCGCGGCGCTGCTGCTCAACGCGCCGGTGGCGCGGTTCAAGCCGCTGTTCCGCACCGCGTTGTTCGCGCCGGTGGTGACCACGCTGGTGGCGGTGGCGGTGATCTGGCGCTACCTGTTCCATACCAGCTACGGCCTGGTCAACTACGGCCTGAGCCATCTGGGCATCGGCCCGATCGACTGGCTCGGCGACCCGCACTGGGCGATGCCGACGATCATGCTGTTCGCGGTGTGGAAGAACTTCGGCTACAACATGGTGATCTTCCTCGCCGGCCTGCAGGGCATCCCGCAGGACCTGTACGAGGCCGCGCGCATCGACGGCGCGTCCAAGTGGCGGCAGTTCCTGCACATCACCCTGCCGATGCTGGGGCCGGTGTTGCTGGTGGTCGGGGTGATCACCGTGTCCGGCTATTTCCAGCTGTTCGCCGAACCCTACGTGATGACCCGCGGCGACCCGCTGCAAAGCACGGTCAGCGTGCTGTACTTCATGTTCGAGGAAGGCTTCAAGTGGTGGAACCTCGGCCGCGCGTCGGCGGTGGCGTTCCTGCTGTTCCTGATCATCCTGGGAGTGACCTCCGTGATGCTGCGCTTCGGCCGCAAGAAGGACCTGGTATGA
- a CDS encoding TonB-dependent receptor produces MKHSIQSTCRPQRSVLACALAGCLLLAAAPVLAQSTAATIRGQVTADSAAAGSAKVTATNLATGFSRSVQTTASGSYSVAGLPPGTYRVDVQAGDSTSSQTITVQVGQAATLNLAAGGAGTAAGGGATTLDTVQVTAPLAVETKTSEVATYVTTRQIEALPQSSRNFLAFADTVPGMVFETSPSDGSTKLQSGAQSANNINVFIDGVGQKNYVLAGGITGQDSSRGNPFPQLAIGEYKVITSNYKAEYDQLSSAAVSAVTKSGGNDFHGSFFWDYSNSDWRAARESEKEQGSKDRSKDEQYGFSFGGPIVKDVAHFFVTYEGKDYSAPQDVYPGQGYTVAELPASVQSAVRNSTVPFHEDLYFGKIDWAIDDNNLLELTAKRREETGLGNIGAQNTESYATDNQVDETRVDLRWQLTMGDWLNDAHLTYEKAFWSLEPKNFGDGYVLTDGAGNTGNVILATGAGSGGYQHKGQTGHSFQDDLTFSGWEGHTLKMGVKYKQVELTTLEQQPYNPQYYYDINDSTTVPYYISFASGLTGTSQGALTSKNKQFGLYFQDDWEVNDRLTLNLGLRWDYEKTPSYLNYVTDPDVVAAIYGQDPNAPTGQSYAQTLALGGIDISNYISDGSNRHAFKDAWQPRLGFSYDLTGDQKHVLFGGAGRSYDRNLFDYLALEQTKATYGSYGYSVNTAAHPCTVGVNNCLEWDDALLQQSTLDGLVANNSAAGREVDLLANNLKVPYSDQFSLGIRDTFQMLGYDWNSSVTLQRIVSKDGLVFLLGNRLPDGSFFEQGTISGSPWSNGVPGYGSLILGMNGLETRNNSLLLSLEKPYTSESPWSVNFAYTYSNAKENRQFGEHYALDYPTLAGYGWFTSGGVARHRLVVSGVADGPWDTTFSGKLTLSTPEYYYTTYCPSDGQCRIRQFHPDTTLGIKQLDLAAQKVWDTGSNVKLKMRLDVLNVFNWKNYDSYSVDWDSGTYTGYDQYATRTAKLSLGLDW; encoded by the coding sequence ATGAAACATTCCATTCAATCGACGTGCCGGCCGCAACGCAGCGTACTTGCCTGCGCACTGGCCGGCTGTTTGCTGCTTGCCGCCGCGCCGGTGCTCGCGCAGAGTACCGCCGCCACCATTCGCGGCCAGGTGACGGCCGATTCGGCCGCTGCCGGCAGCGCGAAAGTGACCGCGACCAACCTGGCGACCGGCTTCAGCCGCAGCGTCCAGACCACCGCGTCCGGCAGTTATTCGGTCGCTGGCTTGCCGCCGGGCACCTACCGGGTCGACGTGCAGGCGGGCGACAGCACCAGCAGCCAGACCATCACCGTGCAGGTCGGCCAGGCGGCGACGCTGAATCTCGCCGCCGGTGGCGCCGGCACTGCCGCTGGCGGCGGCGCCACCACCCTGGACACGGTGCAGGTCACCGCGCCGCTGGCGGTGGAAACCAAGACCTCCGAGGTGGCCACCTACGTCACCACGCGCCAGATCGAGGCCTTGCCGCAGAGCTCGCGCAACTTCCTGGCCTTCGCCGACACCGTGCCCGGCATGGTGTTCGAGACCAGCCCCAGCGACGGCTCGACCAAGCTGCAGTCCGGCGCGCAGAGCGCGAACAACATCAACGTGTTCATCGACGGCGTCGGCCAGAAGAACTACGTGTTGGCCGGCGGCATCACCGGGCAGGACTCCAGCCGCGGCAATCCGTTCCCGCAGCTGGCGATCGGCGAGTACAAGGTCATCACCTCCAACTACAAGGCCGAGTACGACCAGCTCAGCAGCGCGGCGGTGTCGGCGGTGACCAAGTCCGGTGGCAACGATTTCCACGGCAGCTTCTTCTGGGACTACAGCAATTCCGATTGGCGCGCGGCGCGCGAGTCGGAGAAGGAGCAGGGCAGCAAGGACCGCTCCAAGGACGAGCAGTACGGCTTCTCGTTCGGCGGCCCGATCGTCAAGGACGTGGCGCATTTCTTCGTGACCTACGAGGGCAAGGACTACTCCGCGCCGCAGGACGTGTATCCGGGCCAGGGCTATACCGTGGCCGAACTGCCCGCGTCGGTGCAGTCGGCGGTGCGCAACAGCACCGTGCCGTTCCACGAGGACCTGTACTTCGGCAAGATCGACTGGGCGATCGACGACAACAACCTGCTCGAATTGACCGCCAAGCGCCGCGAGGAAACCGGCCTGGGCAACATCGGCGCGCAGAACACCGAGTCCTATGCCACCGACAACCAGGTGGACGAAACCCGGGTGGACCTGCGCTGGCAGCTGACCATGGGCGACTGGCTCAACGATGCGCACCTGACCTACGAGAAGGCGTTCTGGTCGCTGGAGCCGAAGAACTTCGGCGACGGCTATGTGCTGACCGACGGCGCCGGCAACACCGGCAACGTGATCCTGGCCACCGGCGCCGGTTCCGGCGGCTACCAGCACAAGGGCCAGACCGGCCACTCGTTCCAGGACGACCTGACCTTCTCCGGCTGGGAAGGCCACACCCTCAAGATGGGCGTGAAGTACAAGCAGGTCGAACTGACCACGCTCGAGCAGCAGCCGTACAACCCGCAGTACTACTACGACATCAACGACAGCACCACGGTGCCGTACTACATCAGCTTCGCCTCCGGCCTCACCGGTACCAGCCAGGGCGCGCTGACCTCCAAGAACAAGCAGTTCGGCCTCTATTTCCAGGACGACTGGGAGGTCAACGACCGGCTGACCCTGAACCTGGGCCTGCGCTGGGACTACGAAAAGACCCCGAGCTACCTGAACTACGTGACCGATCCGGACGTGGTGGCGGCCATCTACGGCCAGGATCCGAACGCGCCGACCGGACAGAGCTACGCGCAGACGCTGGCGCTGGGCGGGATCGACATCTCCAACTACATCAGCGACGGCAGCAACCGGCATGCGTTCAAGGATGCCTGGCAGCCGCGCCTGGGCTTCTCCTACGACCTGACCGGCGACCAGAAGCACGTGCTGTTCGGCGGCGCCGGGCGCTCCTACGACCGCAACCTGTTCGACTACCTGGCGCTGGAGCAGACCAAGGCCACCTACGGCAGCTACGGCTATTCGGTCAACACCGCCGCGCATCCGTGCACGGTCGGCGTCAACAATTGCCTGGAGTGGGACGACGCGCTGCTGCAGCAGTCCACGCTCGATGGGCTGGTGGCGAACAACTCGGCGGCCGGCCGCGAGGTCGATCTGCTGGCCAACAATCTGAAGGTGCCGTATTCGGACCAGTTCAGCCTCGGCATCCGCGACACGTTCCAGATGCTGGGCTACGACTGGAACAGTTCGGTGACCCTGCAGCGCATCGTGTCCAAGGATGGGTTGGTGTTCCTGCTCGGCAATCGCCTGCCCGACGGCAGCTTCTTCGAGCAAGGCACCATTTCCGGTTCGCCGTGGAGCAATGGCGTACCGGGCTACGGTTCGCTGATCCTGGGCATGAACGGCCTGGAGACGCGCAACAACTCGCTGCTGCTGAGCCTGGAGAAGCCGTACACCTCCGAATCGCCGTGGAGCGTGAACTTCGCCTACACCTACAGCAACGCCAAGGAGAACCGCCAGTTCGGCGAGCACTATGCGCTGGACTACCCGACGCTCGCCGGCTACGGCTGGTTCACCTCCGGCGGCGTCGCGCGGCACCGCCTGGTGGTCAGCGGCGTCGCCGACGGTCCCTGGGACACCACGTTCTCCGGCAAGCTGACCCTGTCCACGCCGGAGTACTACTACACAACCTATTGCCCGTCGGACGGGCAGTGCCGCATCCGCCAGTTCCATCCCGACACCACGCTGGGCATCAAGCAGCTGGACCTGGCGGCGCAGAAGGTGTGGGACACCGGTTCCAACGTCAAGTTGAAGATGCGCCTGGATGTGCTGAACGTCTTCAACTGGAAGAACTACGACTCCTACAGCGTCGATTGGGACAGCGGCACCTATACCGGCTACGACCAGTACGCGACCCGGACCGCCAAGCTGTCGCTGGGCCTGGATTGGTAA
- a CDS encoding discoidin domain-containing protein: MTSRRWTMAILGLAAAQAFAAAPTAPVPLDGFNNLDNWQIVVSNQVTASTRLVQAASGGRAKAICLDYDFNGVSGYAGIRRAIPIDYPDNYQLAFQLRGDSPSNDLQFKLVDASGDNVWWVNRPRYDFPKQWSTVSFKKRQIDKAWGPSPDKELKRSAQVEFTIYNQVGGKGTVCFDQLTLTPLPPQDTSPLTVKVSADTAPALEQRIADGKADTVWYSGNAKTQTIMLDLGKVREFGGAKVQWAPGVYASRYKLQGSADGRSWRELRNVTAGNGGTDWLPMPETEARYVRIDLEDGPSFRYGIADIALQPLAFAATPNDFVKSVAADSTRGWFPRGFSGEQPYWTIVGLDGGREQGLVGEDGAIEVGKGGFSIEPFLLLDGKRLSWADVKTAQSLQDDYLPIPSVDWSHDNAGLRITAFVQGTPEQAQLVARYRLSNPSKKPHDYTLALAVRPFQVNPPSQFLNTVGGVSPIHLLAFDGAQVQVNGEPRVFAVQKPDAAYATAFDAGIDIERLTADSAALPQQASDADGLASGALLYRGRLAPGEVREVALLIPQTGAQALPSGFDAARAQQQVAEQWREKLDRVQVNVPAEGKPLADTLRTALAHMLISRIGPRLQPGTRSYSRSWIRDGAMISEGLLRLGRADVAREYLEWYAPYQFANGMVPCCVDDRGSDPVPENDSHGELIFGVADYYRYSGDRAFLEKMWPHVLAAYEYMEQLRQSERTEENRARNPAFYGMMPVSISHEGYSAKPMHSYWDNFWALRGYKDAVEIAAELGRVDDAARFAAARDEFRQDLYASLQTATQQHHIDFLPGSAELGDFDPTSTTIALAPGGEQGRLPPQLLGNTFERYWGEFASRRDGKREWKDYTPYEWRNVAAFVRLGWRERAWDATQFFFKDRAPQPWNQWAEVVSRTPRKPFFVGDLPHAWVASDFVRSTLDMFAYARDIDDSLVLAAGVPAAWFDGKGIAIQDLRTPQGELSYQLRRQKNRLTLGIGGGLRVPSGGLVLPWPYPGEPGRTLVNGEAAQWENGELRIRSLPADVQIEVR, translated from the coding sequence ATGACGAGCAGACGGTGGACGATGGCCATCCTGGGCCTGGCGGCGGCGCAGGCCTTCGCCGCGGCGCCGACCGCACCGGTCCCGCTGGACGGCTTCAACAATCTCGACAACTGGCAGATCGTCGTCTCCAACCAGGTCACCGCCTCGACCCGGCTGGTGCAGGCCGCCAGCGGCGGCCGCGCCAAGGCGATCTGCCTGGATTACGACTTCAACGGCGTCTCCGGCTACGCCGGGATCCGCCGCGCGATCCCGATCGACTATCCGGACAACTACCAGCTCGCGTTCCAGCTGCGCGGCGATTCGCCGAGCAACGACCTGCAGTTCAAGCTGGTCGATGCCAGTGGCGACAACGTGTGGTGGGTCAACCGGCCGCGCTACGATTTTCCCAAGCAGTGGAGCACGGTCAGCTTCAAGAAGCGGCAGATCGACAAGGCCTGGGGGCCGAGCCCGGACAAGGAACTCAAGCGCAGCGCGCAGGTCGAGTTCACCATCTACAACCAGGTCGGCGGCAAGGGCACGGTGTGCTTCGATCAGCTGACCCTGACCCCGCTGCCGCCGCAGGACACTTCGCCGCTGACGGTGAAGGTCAGCGCCGACACCGCGCCGGCGCTGGAGCAGCGCATCGCCGACGGCAAGGCCGACACGGTGTGGTACAGCGGCAACGCCAAGACCCAGACGATCATGCTCGACCTGGGCAAGGTGCGCGAGTTCGGCGGCGCCAAGGTGCAATGGGCGCCGGGCGTGTACGCCTCGCGCTACAAACTGCAGGGCTCGGCCGACGGCCGCAGCTGGCGCGAACTGCGCAACGTCACCGCCGGCAACGGCGGCACCGACTGGTTGCCGATGCCAGAAACCGAGGCGCGCTACGTGCGCATCGACCTGGAGGACGGCCCCAGCTTCCGCTACGGCATCGCCGACATCGCGCTGCAGCCGCTGGCCTTCGCCGCCACCCCGAACGATTTCGTCAAGTCGGTGGCGGCCGATTCCACCCGCGGCTGGTTCCCGCGCGGCTTCAGCGGCGAGCAGCCGTACTGGACCATCGTCGGCCTGGACGGCGGCCGCGAGCAGGGCCTGGTCGGCGAGGACGGCGCGATCGAAGTGGGCAAGGGCGGCTTCAGCATCGAGCCGTTCCTGCTGCTGGACGGCAAGCGCCTGAGCTGGGCCGACGTGAAGACCGCGCAGAGCCTGCAGGACGACTACCTGCCGATCCCCAGCGTGGACTGGAGCCACGACAACGCCGGCCTGCGCATCACCGCCTTCGTGCAGGGCACGCCGGAGCAGGCGCAGCTGGTGGCGCGCTACCGGCTCAGCAACCCGAGCAAGAAGCCGCACGACTACACTCTGGCGCTGGCGGTGCGGCCGTTCCAGGTGAATCCGCCCAGCCAGTTCCTCAACACCGTCGGCGGGGTCAGTCCGATCCATCTGCTGGCGTTCGACGGCGCCCAGGTGCAGGTCAACGGCGAGCCGCGCGTGTTCGCGGTGCAGAAGCCCGACGCGGCCTATGCCACCGCGTTCGACGCCGGCATCGACATCGAGCGCCTGACCGCCGACAGCGCCGCGCTGCCGCAGCAGGCGTCCGATGCCGACGGCCTGGCCTCGGGCGCGCTGTTGTACCGCGGGCGCCTGGCCCCGGGCGAAGTGCGCGAAGTGGCCTTGCTGATCCCGCAGACCGGCGCGCAGGCGCTGCCGTCCGGGTTCGACGCGGCGCGCGCGCAACAGCAGGTGGCCGAGCAGTGGCGCGAGAAGCTGGACCGGGTTCAGGTGAACGTCCCGGCCGAGGGCAAGCCGCTGGCCGACACCTTGCGCACCGCGCTGGCGCACATGCTGATCTCGCGGATCGGGCCGCGCCTGCAGCCGGGCACGCGCTCGTATTCGCGCAGCTGGATCCGCGACGGCGCGATGATTTCCGAAGGCCTGCTGCGCCTGGGCCGCGCCGACGTGGCGCGCGAATACCTGGAGTGGTACGCGCCGTACCAGTTCGCCAACGGCATGGTGCCGTGCTGCGTGGACGACCGCGGCAGCGACCCGGTGCCGGAGAACGACAGCCACGGCGAGCTGATCTTCGGCGTCGCCGACTACTACCGCTACAGCGGCGACCGCGCGTTCCTGGAAAAGATGTGGCCGCACGTGCTGGCCGCGTACGAGTACATGGAACAGCTGCGGCAGAGCGAACGCACCGAGGAGAACCGGGCGCGCAACCCGGCGTTCTACGGGATGATGCCGGTGTCGATCAGCCACGAAGGCTATTCGGCCAAGCCGATGCATTCGTACTGGGACAACTTCTGGGCGCTGCGCGGCTACAAGGACGCGGTGGAGATCGCCGCCGAGCTGGGGCGCGTCGACGATGCGGCGCGCTTCGCCGCCGCGCGCGACGAGTTCCGCCAGGACCTGTACGCCTCGCTGCAGACCGCCACGCAGCAGCACCACATCGATTTCCTGCCCGGTTCGGCCGAGCTTGGCGATTTCGATCCCACCTCCACCACCATCGCGCTGGCGCCGGGCGGGGAGCAGGGCCGGCTGCCGCCGCAGCTGCTGGGCAACACCTTCGAGCGCTATTGGGGCGAGTTCGCCAGCCGCCGCGACGGCAAGCGCGAGTGGAAGGACTACACCCCGTACGAATGGCGCAACGTCGCCGCGTTCGTGCGCCTGGGCTGGCGCGAGCGCGCCTGGGACGCGACCCAGTTCTTCTTCAAGGACCGCGCGCCGCAGCCGTGGAACCAGTGGGCCGAGGTGGTCTCGCGCACGCCGCGCAAGCCGTTCTTCGTCGGCGACCTGCCGCACGCCTGGGTGGCGTCGGACTTCGTGCGTTCGACGCTGGACATGTTCGCCTATGCGCGCGACATCGACGACAGCCTGGTGCTGGCGGCCGGCGTGCCGGCGGCCTGGTTCGACGGCAAGGGCATCGCGATCCAGGACCTGCGCACTCCGCAGGGCGAACTGAGCTACCAGCTGCGGCGGCAGAAGAACCGCCTGACACTTGGCATCGGCGGCGGCCTGCGCGTGCCCAGCGGCGGCCTGGTGCTGCCGTGGCCGTATCCGGGCGAACCCGGGCGCACCCTGGTCAACGGCGAAGCGGCGCAGTGGGAAAACGGCGAGCTGCGGATCCGTTCGTTGCCGGCGGATGTGCAGATTGAGGTGCGTTGA
- a CDS encoding sugar ABC transporter substrate-binding protein: MSALPIRRWLSLGLLVLAVCGCARAPQGEVVRFWAMGREAEVVAELIPEFEKENPGIHVDIQNIPWTAAHEKLLTAFAADGLPDVCQLGNTWIPEFAALDTLQPLQPYVDKSKVVDPKDYFAGIWDTSVIDGQLYGVPWYVDTRLLFYRKDMLRDAGVDKLPQTWAEWEQAMAAVKKHVGPKRYAILMPINEFEQQLSLGLQLDDPLLRDHNNYGNFRSPGFRKALGFYANMFEQGWAPKMSETQISNVWDEFFNGFYAFYISGPWNIREFRKLEPAALKGQWGTMPLPGPSGPGAGIAGGTSLVIFRKSQQKDAAWKLIEFLSRPQIQARFHALIGDMPPRRSTWEYPSLANDPLAHAFRDQLERVKPAPKVLEWERIVQEMRLVTERVVRGGESQEKAVQDLDKRVDEILEKRRWIYQQQHPQAAAAPAAGAAP, from the coding sequence ATGAGCGCATTGCCGATTCGCCGGTGGTTGTCGCTGGGCCTGCTGGTGCTGGCCGTCTGCGGTTGCGCGCGCGCGCCGCAGGGCGAGGTGGTGCGGTTCTGGGCGATGGGCCGCGAGGCCGAGGTGGTGGCCGAGCTGATTCCCGAGTTCGAGAAGGAGAATCCCGGCATCCATGTGGACATCCAGAACATCCCGTGGACCGCCGCGCACGAGAAGCTGCTGACCGCGTTCGCCGCCGATGGGCTGCCGGACGTGTGCCAGCTCGGCAACACCTGGATCCCCGAGTTCGCCGCGCTGGATACGCTGCAGCCGCTGCAGCCCTACGTGGATAAATCCAAGGTGGTCGATCCGAAGGACTACTTCGCCGGCATCTGGGACACCAGCGTCATCGACGGGCAGCTGTACGGCGTGCCGTGGTACGTGGACACGCGCCTGCTGTTCTATCGCAAGGACATGCTGAGGGACGCGGGCGTGGACAAGCTGCCGCAGACCTGGGCCGAGTGGGAGCAGGCCATGGCCGCGGTGAAGAAGCACGTGGGGCCGAAGCGCTACGCGATCCTGATGCCGATCAACGAATTCGAGCAGCAACTGTCGCTGGGCCTGCAGCTGGACGATCCGCTGCTGCGCGACCACAACAACTACGGCAATTTCCGCAGCCCCGGTTTCCGCAAGGCGCTCGGCTTTTACGCCAACATGTTCGAACAGGGCTGGGCGCCGAAGATGTCCGAGACCCAGATCTCCAACGTGTGGGACGAATTCTTCAACGGCTTCTACGCCTTCTACATTTCCGGGCCGTGGAATATCCGCGAGTTCCGCAAACTGGAGCCGGCGGCGCTGAAAGGGCAGTGGGGCACAATGCCGCTGCCGGGTCCGAGCGGCCCAGGCGCCGGTATCGCCGGCGGCACCAGCCTGGTGATCTTCCGCAAGTCGCAGCAGAAGGACGCGGCGTGGAAGCTGATCGAGTTCCTGTCGCGGCCGCAGATCCAGGCGCGTTTCCATGCGCTGATCGGCGACATGCCGCCGCGGCGCAGTACCTGGGAGTATCCGTCGCTGGCCAACGATCCGCTGGCGCACGCGTTCCGCGACCAGTTGGAACGGGTCAAGCCGGCGCCGAAGGTGCTGGAGTGGGAGCGCATCGTGCAGGAAATGCGGCTGGTCACCGAGCGTGTGGTGCGCGGCGGCGAAAGCCAGGAGAAGGCGGTGCAGGACCTGGACAAGCGCGTGGACGAAATCCTGGAGAAGCGGCGCTGGATCTACCAGCAGCAGCATCCGCAGGCAGCGGCCGCGCCGGCTGCGGGAGCGGCGCCATGA
- a CDS encoding carbohydrate ABC transporter permease, whose protein sequence is MSREIGASRWNTLLVNGGLLVLALVSLAPLLWMVSVSFMPAGQASRFPPPMLPTGPTLANYGELFSRTGMARNFANSLLVSCAITFGSLLINTMAGYAFAKLRFVGKERIFQVLLAALVIPAQVAMLPLFLLMKQLHLVNNFGGVVVPALATVFGIFLVRQYARSIPDELLEAARIDGAGELRIFFQIVLPMLKPVLVTLTIFTFMAAWNDFMWPLIVLTDQEHYTLPVALAALSREHIMDVEMMMAGAVVTVIPVLALFLALQRYYIQGLLLGSVKG, encoded by the coding sequence ATGAGCCGCGAAATCGGCGCGTCGCGCTGGAACACGCTGCTGGTCAATGGCGGGCTGCTGGTGCTGGCGCTGGTCAGCCTGGCGCCGCTGCTGTGGATGGTGTCGGTGTCGTTCATGCCGGCGGGGCAGGCGAGCCGCTTCCCGCCACCGATGCTGCCCACCGGCCCGACCCTGGCCAACTACGGCGAGCTGTTTTCGCGGACCGGCATGGCGCGCAACTTCGCCAACAGCCTGCTGGTGTCGTGCGCGATCACCTTCGGCTCGCTGCTGATCAACACCATGGCCGGCTACGCCTTCGCCAAGCTGCGCTTCGTCGGCAAGGAGCGGATCTTCCAGGTGCTGCTGGCGGCGCTGGTGATCCCGGCGCAGGTGGCGATGCTGCCGCTGTTCCTGCTGATGAAGCAGCTGCACCTGGTCAACAACTTCGGCGGGGTGGTGGTGCCGGCGCTGGCGACGGTGTTCGGCATCTTCCTGGTGCGCCAGTACGCGCGCTCGATCCCGGACGAACTGCTGGAGGCCGCGCGCATCGACGGCGCCGGCGAACTGCGCATCTTCTTCCAGATCGTGCTGCCGATGCTCAAGCCGGTGCTGGTGACGCTGACCATCTTCACCTTCATGGCCGCGTGGAACGACTTCATGTGGCCGCTGATCGTGCTGACCGACCAGGAGCACTACACCTTGCCGGTGGCGCTGGCGGCGCTGTCGCGCGAGCACATCATGGACGTGGAAATGATGATGGCCGGCGCGGTGGTGACGGTGATCCCGGTGCTGGCGCTGTTCCTGGCGCTGCAGCGCTACTACATCCAGGGCTTGCTGCTGGGTAGCGTCAAAGGGTGA